A single Anatilimnocola floriformis DNA region contains:
- a CDS encoding YifB family Mg chelatase-like AAA ATPase, translating to MLAKLQTYSLLGIDAVPVEVEVDVSPGAMPKTILVGLGEAAVKESQHRIERALANSGFLRLNDRVVINLAPAELQKSAASFDLPISLGMLVGSGQLQSELLEQYAVVGELSLEGATRPVKGALSMAMATAKQKGLRGLILPAENAAEAAVVEQIEVIPVSSLTQAVGFLSGVIDIQPTPSRMGELFDTLGKYDDDFADVRGQEMAKRAVVVAAAGSHNLLMLGPPGSGKTMLAKRVPTILPSLTASESIETTRIYSSLGKLTPGQPLLARRPFRSPHHTISEAGLVGGGNPPAPGEISQAHNGVLFLDELPEFNRRTLEVMRQPLEDGVVTISRALNSTTFPAEFMLVAALNPCPCGYKTDPRRDCSCTVPQIERYMAKISGPLIDRIDLHMEVPAVPYKELSAERAGTSSAQMREQVIAARAIQAERFKGIHTRYNAHMSSRLVRQFCKLTPPSQELIKASVNDLGLSARAHDKVLRVARTIADLEGSAEIDEAHLSEAINYRMLDRQMWT from the coding sequence ATGCTCGCGAAGTTGCAAACGTACTCGCTGTTGGGAATCGATGCCGTTCCTGTTGAAGTCGAGGTCGATGTCTCGCCCGGCGCGATGCCGAAAACCATTCTCGTCGGCCTGGGCGAAGCCGCCGTCAAAGAAAGTCAGCATCGCATCGAGCGAGCCCTCGCCAACAGTGGTTTCCTGCGGCTGAACGATCGCGTGGTGATCAACCTAGCCCCCGCCGAGTTGCAGAAGTCGGCGGCGTCGTTCGATCTGCCGATTTCGCTCGGCATGCTCGTCGGCAGCGGACAATTGCAATCGGAACTGCTCGAGCAATACGCAGTCGTTGGCGAATTGTCGCTCGAAGGAGCCACGCGGCCCGTCAAAGGCGCGCTCTCGATGGCGATGGCCACGGCGAAGCAAAAAGGCTTGCGCGGTTTGATCCTGCCCGCCGAAAATGCCGCCGAAGCTGCCGTGGTCGAGCAGATCGAAGTCATTCCGGTTAGCAGCTTGACGCAAGCCGTCGGTTTTCTCAGCGGCGTGATCGACATTCAGCCGACGCCGTCGCGAATGGGCGAACTGTTCGATACGCTCGGCAAGTACGACGATGATTTCGCCGACGTCCGCGGCCAAGAGATGGCCAAGCGTGCGGTCGTGGTCGCTGCGGCAGGTTCGCACAATTTATTGATGCTCGGGCCGCCCGGTTCCGGCAAAACGATGCTCGCCAAGCGCGTGCCGACGATTCTGCCGTCTCTGACTGCGAGTGAATCGATCGAGACGACGCGCATCTACAGTTCCCTCGGCAAACTCACGCCTGGTCAGCCGCTCCTCGCGCGCCGGCCCTTTCGTTCGCCGCACCATACGATTTCCGAAGCCGGCCTCGTCGGCGGTGGGAATCCGCCCGCGCCGGGCGAAATCTCGCAAGCGCACAACGGCGTCCTCTTTCTCGATGAGCTACCCGAGTTCAACCGCCGCACGCTCGAAGTGATGCGGCAACCACTCGAGGACGGCGTGGTGACGATCAGCCGCGCGCTGAACAGCACGACCTTCCCCGCCGAGTTCATGCTCGTCGCCGCGCTCAATCCGTGTCCGTGCGGATACAAGACGGATCCTCGTCGCGACTGCAGTTGCACCGTCCCCCAAATCGAACGCTACATGGCGAAGATTTCCGGCCCGCTCATCGACCGTATCGATCTGCACATGGAAGTTCCCGCCGTCCCCTACAAGGAACTCTCCGCCGAGCGGGCTGGCACGAGCAGTGCACAGATGCGCGAGCAAGTGATCGCCGCCCGCGCGATTCAAGCCGAACGTTTCAAAGGCATTCACACCCGCTACAACGCCCACATGAGCAGCCGCCTCGTCCGGCAGTTCTGCAAACTAACGCCGCCGTCCCAGGAACTCATCAAAGCCAGCGTCAACGACCTGGGCTTATCGGCCCGCGCCCACGACAAGGTCCTCCGCGTCGCCCGCACCATCGCCGATCTGGAAGGAAGCGCGGAGATCGATGAAGCGCATTTGAGCGAAGCGATTAATTATCGAATGCTCGATCGGCAGATGTGGACGTAG